One window of Nymphaea colorata isolate Beijing-Zhang1983 chromosome 1, ASM883128v2, whole genome shotgun sequence genomic DNA carries:
- the LOC116245673 gene encoding LOW QUALITY PROTEIN: uncharacterized protein LOC116245673 (The sequence of the model RefSeq protein was modified relative to this genomic sequence to represent the inferred CDS: inserted 4 bases in 3 codons; deleted 1 base in 1 codon; substituted 1 base at 1 genomic stop codon) yields MSSGTIHFPAILVTVTCHLRRCVRTLWSRRERKDFSEQPPRFQTXECXFPYEHSIGRLRVRCGSLLCLHTRLPLFESSVRPPTTGLRPEGFIAQXPGCWLLQRKAPQMSDAKPCTSLRLYWHTLPKKKEQTPLKMGVRYNKAISIRRPSHGAVRGRYHSYSSQPASXVSLPLQGMEVWMTPKAN; encoded by the exons ATGTCGTCAGGTACTATTCACTTCCCCGCCATTCTTGTAACTGTCACCTGTCATCTGCGCAGGTGTGTCCGCACCCTGTGGAGTAGacgagaaagaaaggatttctCAGAGCAACCCCCCAGGTTCCAGACCTAGGAGT ACTTTCCATATGAGCATTCA ATAGGTCGTCTAAGGGTTCGCTGTGGTTCATTGTTGTGCTTACACACTAGGCTACCCTTGTTTGAAAGCTCCGTGCGACCACCTACCACAGGT CTTCGGCCGGAGGGGTTTATTGCAC CGCCAGGATGCTGGCTCCTGCAGAGGAAAGCCCCACAAATGTCAGATGCAAAGCCCTGCACCTCATTAAGATTATATTGGCATACtctcccaaaaaagaaagagcaaaccCCATTGAAGATGGGAGTGAGGTACAACAAGGCCATTTCCATCCGCCGCCCTTCTCACGGGGCAGTACGTGGACGTTACCACTCATACAGCTCCCAGCCAGCTAG TGTTAGCCTTCCTCTACAAGGAATGGAAGTGTGGATGACTCCCAAAGCGAATtga
- the LOC116245672 gene encoding plastid-lipid-associated protein, chloroplastic isoform X1 → MAGSHLAGSLSSSIRSLFTSPIAIAAPAASRPRSSVATTNFMGFRPSIATVSLYSSSGSSGNVHPLDKKRQQRKEKRAVWALSSSEGAAPTAVEEKGLEPSEVAQLKRALVDSFYGTELGLKASSETRGEIVELITQLEAKNPTVAPTETLTLLDGKWILAYTSFSELFPLLAAGTVPLVKVEKISQTIDSANFMVENSVQLSGPLATTSLSTNAKFEIRSPKRVQIKFEEGVIGTPQLTDSIVVPESMEFLGQNIDLSPLKGLTVSVQNAASSVAKTISDQPPLKFPITSERAQSWLLTTYLDHELRISRGDGSSIFVLIKEGSPLLM, encoded by the exons ATGGCGGGAAGCCACCTAGCCGGCTCGCTTTCTTCTTCCATCCGCTCCCTCTTCACAAGTCCCATCGCCATCGCAGCTCCAGCCGCGAGTCGACCCCGATCCTCGGTAGCGACGACGAACTTCATGGGGTTCCGCCCCTCCATCGCCACGGTCTCCTTGTATTCTTCCTCTGGCTCTTCTGGGAACGTGCATCCGCTGGATAAGAAGCGGCAGCAGCGCAAGGAGAAGAGAGCTGTCTGGGCCTTGTCTTCGTCGGAAGGCGCCGCACCGACTGCGGTGGAGGAGAAGGGTTTGGAGCCGAGCGAAGTCGCGCAGCTGAAGCGCGCACTCGTAGACTCCTTCTACGGAACGGAACTGGGGCTAAAGGCGAGCAGCGAGACCAGGGGGGAGATCGTAGAGCTCATCACCCAGTTGGAGGCCAAGAACCCCACGGTCGCTCCCACCGAAACCCTCACGCTCCTCGACGGCAAGTGGATTCTCGC TTACACTTCCTTCTCCGAGTTGTTTCCTCTTCTAGCTGCCGGAACAGTGCCGCTGGTGAAGGTGGAGAAGATATCGCAGACGATCGACTCGGCCAACTTCATGGTAGAAAATTCTGTTCAGCTCTCGGGACCGTTGGCTACCACTTCCTTGAGTACGAATGCCAAGTTTGAGATCCGAAGCCCCAAGCGCGTGCAG ATAAAATTTGAAGAAGGTGTGATTGGGACGCCACAACTCACTGATTCAATTGTGGTACCAGAAAGCATGGAGTTTCTAGGGCAGAACATCGACCTTTCTCCATTGAAAGGGTTGACGGTGTCAGTGCAAAATGCAGCATCATCGGTTGCAAAAACAATCTCTGATCAGCCACCATTGAAGTTTCCCATCACATCTGAAAGGGCTCAATCATGGTTGCTCACAACCTATTTGGATCATGAGTTAAGGATCTCACGGGGAGATGGGAGCAGCATCTTTGTGCTAATCAAGGAAGGCAGTCCTCTTCTCATGTAA
- the LOC116245672 gene encoding plastid-lipid-associated protein, chloroplastic isoform X2, with amino-acid sequence MAGSHLAGSLSSSIRSLFTSPIAIAAPAASRPRSSVATTNFMGFRPSIATVSLYSSSGSSGNVHPLDKKRQQRKEKRAVWALSSSEGAAPTAVEEKGLEPSEVAQLKRALVDSFYGTELGLKASSETRGEIVELITQLEAKNPTVAPTETLTLLDGKWILAYTSFSELFPLLAAGTVPLVKVEKISQTIDSANFMVENSVQLSGPLATTSLSTNAKFEIRSPKRVQIDKENQHLWLEEVGLR; translated from the exons ATGGCGGGAAGCCACCTAGCCGGCTCGCTTTCTTCTTCCATCCGCTCCCTCTTCACAAGTCCCATCGCCATCGCAGCTCCAGCCGCGAGTCGACCCCGATCCTCGGTAGCGACGACGAACTTCATGGGGTTCCGCCCCTCCATCGCCACGGTCTCCTTGTATTCTTCCTCTGGCTCTTCTGGGAACGTGCATCCGCTGGATAAGAAGCGGCAGCAGCGCAAGGAGAAGAGAGCTGTCTGGGCCTTGTCTTCGTCGGAAGGCGCCGCACCGACTGCGGTGGAGGAGAAGGGTTTGGAGCCGAGCGAAGTCGCGCAGCTGAAGCGCGCACTCGTAGACTCCTTCTACGGAACGGAACTGGGGCTAAAGGCGAGCAGCGAGACCAGGGGGGAGATCGTAGAGCTCATCACCCAGTTGGAGGCCAAGAACCCCACGGTCGCTCCCACCGAAACCCTCACGCTCCTCGACGGCAAGTGGATTCTCGC TTACACTTCCTTCTCCGAGTTGTTTCCTCTTCTAGCTGCCGGAACAGTGCCGCTGGTGAAGGTGGAGAAGATATCGCAGACGATCGACTCGGCCAACTTCATGGTAGAAAATTCTGTTCAGCTCTCGGGACCGTTGGCTACCACTTCCTTGAGTACGAATGCCAAGTTTGAGATCCGAAGCCCCAAGCGCGTGCAG ATCGACAAAGAGAACCAACATCTATGGCTTGAAGAAGTAGGACTACGGTAA